The Nonlabens spongiae genome contains a region encoding:
- the rpiB gene encoding ribose 5-phosphate isomerase B translates to MKISLGNDHAGPDYKKAIVETLEKRGYQVNNHGTDSSESVDYPDFAHLVAQDVENGVADLGVVICGSAQGVSMTVNKYSEVRGAVCWNKEIAELSREHNNANVICIPARFTSIPQAVSMVETFLDTDFAGGRHERRVGKISR, encoded by the coding sequence ATGAAGATAAGTCTAGGTAATGATCACGCCGGTCCAGATTACAAAAAAGCTATTGTAGAGACGTTAGAAAAAAGAGGCTATCAAGTAAACAATCATGGTACTGATTCTTCTGAAAGTGTAGATTATCCAGATTTTGCTCATCTTGTGGCTCAAGATGTAGAAAATGGAGTTGCTGATCTAGGCGTAGTTATATGTGGTAGCGCTCAAGGAGTTTCCATGACAGTAAATAAGTACTCTGAAGTACGTGGAGCTGTATGCTGGAACAAGGAGATTGCAGAACTTTCTAGAGAACACAATAATGCCAATGTTATTTGCATACCTGCACGATTTACATCAATTCCACAGGCTGTTAGTATGGTGGAAACTTTTTTAGATACTGATTTTGCAGGTGGTAGGCATGAACGCAGGGTAGGAAAAATTTCTCGTTAG
- the trhO gene encoding oxygen-dependent tRNA uridine(34) hydroxylase TrhO, translated as MQLYNKLSAEERRELIRESGKERLTISFYQYTHLGNPELFRNHLFIAFDQLEVLGRIYVAHEGINAQLSIPADRFEEFKEFLDGIHFLKNVRLNIAREQDDESFLKLKVKVRPKIVADGLDDSTFDVTNKGKHVDAMEFNNLIDDPDTILVDMRNHYETEIGHFKNAWTPDVDTFRESLPIIEKEIEEHKSRKKLVMYCTGGIRCEKASAYYKHRGFENVYQLEGGIIEYHRQVTEKGLENKFRGKNFVFDHRLSERIGDEVIANCHQCGAPCDTHTNCENDACHLLFIQCEECKKQYDSCCSNECQDIIKLPAEEQKRLRAGYYNSNNIFKKGRSEKLKFKKH; from the coding sequence ATGCAACTGTATAATAAATTAAGTGCTGAAGAACGTAGAGAATTAATAAGGGAATCAGGTAAGGAGCGCCTTACTATTTCCTTCTATCAGTATACGCACTTAGGTAATCCAGAACTTTTTAGAAACCATCTTTTTATTGCTTTTGATCAATTAGAAGTTTTAGGCCGTATTTATGTCGCTCATGAAGGTATCAATGCCCAGCTTTCCATACCAGCTGATCGCTTTGAAGAATTCAAAGAATTTTTAGACGGAATACATTTCCTTAAAAATGTTCGTCTCAACATAGCACGAGAACAAGATGATGAGAGTTTCCTAAAACTTAAAGTCAAAGTAAGACCTAAAATTGTCGCTGATGGTCTTGACGATTCCACCTTTGATGTGACCAATAAAGGTAAACACGTAGATGCGATGGAGTTCAATAATCTTATCGACGATCCAGATACCATACTGGTAGATATGCGCAACCACTACGAAACTGAAATCGGTCATTTTAAAAATGCCTGGACGCCTGATGTAGACACCTTTCGCGAAAGCTTACCTATCATTGAAAAGGAAATTGAAGAACATAAATCTAGGAAAAAACTGGTTATGTACTGTACCGGTGGTATACGATGTGAGAAAGCTAGTGCTTACTACAAGCACCGCGGTTTTGAAAATGTATATCAGCTTGAAGGGGGAATTATTGAATACCACAGACAGGTGACTGAAAAGGGTCTTGAAAATAAATTCAGAGGTAAAAACTTCGTCTTTGATCACCGTCTTTCAGAACGCATAGGGGATGAGGTTATAGCAAACTGTCACCAGTGTGGCGCTCCATGCGATACTCATACAAACTGTGAGAACGATGCTTGCCATTTACTTTTCATACAGTGTGAGGAATGTAAAAAACAATATGATAGTTGTTGCAGCAACGAGTGTCAGGATATCATAAAACTACCCGCTGAAGAACAAAAGAGATTGCGCGCCGGGTATTATAACAGCAATAACATATTTAAAAAGGGAAGATCTGAAAAACTTAAATTTAAGAAACACTAA
- a CDS encoding acetyltransferase produces MNRKELEQEYINLGNVLSTYYPNKSFQNHCYWRIALDNTLHEQWNKQISSPAYKNLTDEQLVNTIDLLRLYIKDEELLEKHNRLSLIYRGKISVS; encoded by the coding sequence ATGAACAGAAAGGAACTTGAACAGGAATATATAAATCTAGGGAACGTGTTGTCGACGTATTATCCCAATAAAAGTTTCCAAAACCACTGTTACTGGCGCATAGCACTAGATAATACTCTACATGAGCAATGGAATAAACAAATAAGCTCGCCAGCTTATAAGAATTTGACCGACGAGCAACTTGTAAATACTATAGATTTATTAAGACTATATATTAAGGACGAGGAATTACTTGAAAAACACAATCGACTGTCCTTGATATATAGAGGGAAAATTAGTGTTTCTTAA